The nucleotide sequence AGCGCAACGttttgcgcgagcgcgagattTACGCGCGGACGTAATGCTCGTAAAGCCGCTGTGCGCTCGTTGTTAGTCACGGCTGCAGCGCGTCTTCCTCTTCTGTATACTCCTTTTTACTCTCGGCTTTTACTTGTGGCGCTTTTATCTGCGGCGAATGAGCCCTACTATGGCTCCTCCCTATACCCGCTCCGCGTCGTATCTCGTCGATCGCTCTATTATCTTGTCAGGAGCCAAGCTGAAGACGCGCTTGGTTTcccagttttttttttttttattttttagcgCGAAATTCGAGATGGTATCGGTTGCAGCCCGTGAACAATTTTAATTGCGATGACGAAGCTTCGGGCGAGTAGAAATACAGATACGCGTAAAATCTCTTTGACGACAAGGGTTCGAGAGAAAAATTTTCTCGCTGTCTGTATTCCTTATTGCACGGCTCTCGGCGTAGCTCGATTTTCCAAAGGGTGCGTCATCAGTCCCCGCTctcgtagagagagagagagagagagagagagagagagagagagagagagagagagagagagagccattAAAGCGTATCCTATGTGTCCTATCACGCTCGAGGCAAATTAAGCCTCGTCCCTGCGGATGTAAATCAATTTCGTTCATCACCGCTTCGGTCGCCCTCTGTGATCCTCCGgctgatttttcgaaaattttgtaCAACCGCGTTTTTTCGACGCTTATGAATATCCAGAGGGGCTAATTACAGACGTCTCTATAATACGTTACTCTGAATACACGCGTTAAGATTTAATTAGCCGCAGACTCTATTCCAAAGCTGTGGCCAGTGTGTTGGGTACTTTGCTTGATTAATTAACGGGTTCACGTGTGCGTGAACGAGTGAGAgaggagtagagagagagagagagagagagagagagagagagagagagagagagagagagagaacagtaaTTACGGATTTCATTATAAAccctatgtgtgtgtgtatgtacggaTATTTTTGCGAACGCTCCGTGAAATTGTAATCCTGTCGTCGAACGGGACTTGGGGAAATGCAGATCACACAAAAGCAGGCTTAATTCAAATTCAGCATCCTATCGTCGagtaattctctctctctcgcgcgcgcgcgaggcggtAAAAATACACTCGCAGCCCCTAGTATACCGAACGCACGCGCCGTAAAATGCAAATTCCTCGAGAGGCCATTTACTCTCTTTctgcgcgcgcgtacgcgaaTGTACACAGCCGCGCACAAGAGAGTTAGATAAATCGTTAAGCCATAACAAAAGCTCGCTGCTATATAGACGGTGCGCGCAAGGGAAACTTATAGGCGGCGGCGCTCCGGAGGTGCTTCATTTACGTGGGTTGAGGAATGCTGCCTGgccacatacgcgcgcgcgcggggctcgTTTCGAAAGAAGGTCGGATCAAGGCTCTTCTCTTCCTTCCTTTTTACCCGTCATCTTCTCTTCCCGTCTCTTTTTCTCGGCTGACGCAGCTTacttattcttctttttctcggaGACTATGCGCTATTTTCGATCCACTTGGTCAGTGTTTTCTTGTGGGGGTATTAAAAGAATCCTTTGCTATTTTTCGTGTGCGCATATAGCTGGACCTGATTCTTTTGAGAAGTGTTTATATGCTCTGTTTTGAAATGCTGCAGTTTCGAGTGCGTGAGTCGCGCTAATCCTGTGTACTGATTTATTCTAATAGTATTTATTAATGCCACACGCCGCACACGCACAggcaattttaaattgaatcgAGAGATGTATTCAGCAGAGCGGGTTCGTTATAACTGCCACGACAGGTGATGATCGATGGACTGTTCCTCGTCTGCTTCGACGAGGCGACTTTTAATTCCAGTGATATCGAGGGCTGCTATTTTGGATGAAGCTGATCGTTATGATAATTATGTGAATAATCACGTTCTCTGTATAgcatttaattttcatttcaaCAATTCGGCAAAGCTTACCTGGAACTAACATTTCTGATGGTACCTTAGATTAAACTATAATCAATCAAATATCTGAGCCTCCATGCGGGCGTGATGCGCATTATCGACCAAAGAcatatatttctttattatcaTCAACACATTCTTCCCAGATGCACGAGATAAGCACTCGACATTCTAAATATAGTATAGATGCCCCAAGATAAAAAACAAGCGGCGTCGTGTTTTCACCCATTagcgataaattattattccaCGTCGGAATGCCGTACGTCGTCCACAACAAAATACCcccacacacatacaccgGATCAGCTTTTCTCGATAACCAGTGAGTCAAGCTTTGCTGAAATCGAGTAAACAGGGGCAAACTTGGAAATCGTTCAAAGTCAAACGCAGCCAACGAACCTGTTCCCATCGTCATCCTTTCGCGGATTAATTGATCGGCGCAGAACTCCATGTCCGTTCTCCCaagagaaaaggaaaaaagtcAGCGATGACAAACTTCAAAATAATTCGACAGCGATCGCCCATAAGTTTCATCTTTTCCGGAAACCATCAGCTCTCGCGAATTCGGCACAGTGAACGTAACCTGCGTACAAGCGCACGCGGAAtgggcacacacacacagcgcgaTCTTTCTCTCAGCTCTTCTCGGATCAAAGGTGGAATGCAGTTCCACCGACGGTGGCGCCAGTGACCAGTGCATcaaggagggggggggggaggctCTCTCAACGCTGCAAAAATCGAGTCGGCCTCTTGTTTTATACAGCCGCGCAGGTACCCGATAATACGTGACGACCTTTCCAAGGTGtgggcacacacacacatgattCACGCGGGATGAAAACTGGAACGATCACTGATGGAAGCGGAGAATGTGAACGTCGGCGAAAGTCTTTCGAAAACGATCGGCTCTAGCTCTCGTTTATGGTTTTATCGGGACTCGACATCGGAGTTCATCCTAACTGTTGTCGCGCGCATGCAAACTGCCGGACTCGAGTGATTCCGCTTGTGAcaagatctctctctctctctctctctctctctctctctctctctctctctctctctctctcgcaagaAACTCTCTACGGCAAGTGCACTCGTGCGACAACTTATATGTGTAGACATTATGCACCGACGCGACTCATGACGACGACGAAGGCTCTGCGGCGCTGTGTGTGTctattatacattatacatgCGACGAGCGTCGTATATGGTGTACATAGAGTGTAcactatataggtatactacACAAGAAATGCGTGTCTACGACCTTTGCAGCCATTAAGTGCCCCATTTGAAATGTCGTCGAGCTAAAACTATAACCACGCTGGCTAATGATTTTTCGATTAACATTGCGGGCACGTATATACAATGTATAGCTGCGGCTACTCGACCTGCTCCAGTTTATCTGCGCGTTTATCAATTATTGCAGGCGATACGCTTATATTATATGCATGTGCTTCCGTACAGACGTTGACCGCACGCTTTATACTTCATGTGAGCTCGTGCGCGAGGCCTTTATTGGGTGCAAATTATACAGCGCTTCTGAAATATGTCGTGCGTCGTAATATACTGCGTTTGCGTATGCGGTTATATCTGGATCGCGAAGATCAAGAATACAATTGCAATTTCGTTTTATCTTTGCCAAAGAGATTACGTTGGATTAGAAGGGGAGACGCGGCGCACAAAATTAATTAGAGATACCATATTATAGTAAAGTTTCTTTTCCGGTGTCCGTGTTTACCTCGTATACCGAAGCCGCAGCAGGAGTTGGCTGGTCCTGTAATAAATCAATTAGTTCTTCGAAGCGACCCAATCCTCCTCTGAAGGACCTAACTCTTGCGTACAGCAGGACGTCTATCAATAACGCTAACAAACGCTCGATCAGGGGATCGAATTCTATCTCTTTCAATATTCCCAAGCCATCCGAGTAATGACTTTAACTCGCGATAAATTAATCTCAAACATATAACGCAAACGGGAAGCAGGTGCAGTTTATCCGGGACTCTCCTATCACAAAAACGATCTGATCCACTAAACATCCGCCCGTCTATTAATATCATCGTAGCATCGCGATGCTGCAGGCAGTTAAATAAGCACGTCCGATATCCAGTTTTCACGCACTTTGTCTCTCGGCCGAGCCGTCGCGTCTCGCCCTAGTCTCATCAGCGCAGTCGAGCGAACGGGGCAACCTCTTTTCCTCTTCTCGCGCCTCTCTTAAATCGGTTTATCAGCTGCAGCCAGTCGGGCTTAACGAGCCGTTAATCCGTCGCTAATCGATCGGCTCGTTATTTCCAGGTCGGATGTATCGTCGTCGGCGCTGGGGAAAATGACCGATCTCTCCCCTTTACCGCCACCGTTATATATCCTTGCAGCTTTCATCGAGAAATATGCGGAATCCGATTTTATAAGTTGTTTACATGCCGCACTTCGATTAGTCAGGGTCTATTCGAAAAGCAGAAAAAGCAGTAGGAACGGCCGAGAAACAGAACGAACAACCTCCGACTTCTATgttgccctctctctctctctcctccttgCCCTTTTGTGCGATATGTACCGTATAGATATAGGGATTGCTCGCGACTATGACCTCCTTTTCGAGCGACGGTAATCTCCTATTTCTTTTCCAAGCCCGGACTGTGTGGCTCGTCTATTAATTCCTCGAatacagcgagagagagaaaccggAGAACTTTCTTCTCGGGGACGAGATGTTTTTAATTTGTCGGTTAATTTGATGCTGAAATTGCGGCGCATCTCCTTCCTGGAGCTTTTTTACCCttattaataatgaaaaattggAATTTCAAGCGTCGATTCACTAAATCACTTGCTACGGACAAACGCAGAAGTGTCTCAATTAGGCAAATGAAGCAACCCCTCACACCTTCCAAGCCTCGCGCTTTTATCATCCGacacactctttctctctttcttgaaTGCAAAGCAGCCCGCAGGTGCATAATCCTCGCGCTAATATACCCATCCATACATCCGTAAGTGCAGGCTCGCGGCTgatgaatattttttgaaattcccgGAATACGAggctgcgcgagcgagcgagcgagagagagagagagagagagagagagagagagagagagagagagagagagagagagagagagagagagagagtacaaTGCCGTGCACATGTATACGCCGGTGGTATTTGCATGCGAATTCGCGCTTGGGAAGAATGAAGCGCGCGCTGGAACGCGCAATTAACCGTGGCAGTGAAAAGGAATACTTCGGAAGCTCGCTCTccagcgcgcggctctcgcgaAACAGCGCCGCACAGTTATGCCGTGCGAGCTTCTATCCCTCGCTCGGTATATAAACGCTTTCGAGGATCGATGCCTCATGTAATGAAATGCGCTGAAAGTGgaaagagagacgcgcgcTAGCTGTAATGAGTTTGTGCTTTGGGAAGACTGCAGCGAGCGCGGATGAGTCATGATGTGCACCTGCGTGACTCGtgaattttttctcaaatgGAAATTATTCTCAGTTTTCCGCGTCTGGCTTGTTGAGCGAGTTGAAAAATTGTGCTTTTTATTACAAGTTTGCAAGTCAAGATCGTAAATGTATGATACGGGGTTATTAGTCCCTGTGTAAGTTATTGGatggaaaataattttctctaAACAACAGTATAATATACTTCGCAGCTCTCGGTAAAACAGTTGACTGCAGACTCACACTCGGCGAGAACCGGCATATCGATTCGCGTCGTCGGCGATTTAATGACCTGTATGCAACTCGCAGAGAGGCTTCTCTCTTCCGCGCCTGATGCTCTCCTTCTATATCGCGATgcgtaatatataataaacgtaTGTGTGCATACAAGCAGCTGTAACACAAGATACATTAATTTCATTGCATATAAGAATCAACATGTTTAGCACAATTTTCTTTCAGTCATTTGGTTCGATTGTGTCGATTCAAACAGAGCGATCATTATTACTCCTCACTGTTTTTAGTCAGTCTATTATTTTGTCTTCGCACATAGCTATGAATCCGTGTGACTTTTTATAATACCTATACGAACTAATACGCTTAGTCGCTCATGCATGCATGCGAAACTAGTTCTGCCTCGAAAGATCGCGGAAAGCACAGAGCGACTGCCAAgaagggaaaaaagagagaaaaaagctcggagACTCTGACCGGTAAATACGGCATAACCGGATAAGTCTCACGACGACGCCGAGTCAAAAGTTGAGCAGCTCACGCGGGGTATATGTTATACCGTTAAGACGTCCGCAGCACAACACATGCACTGCACCGCCGGAGATTTGTAGTGGCTTCGCAAATTGGGCCAATCGATGATCGCCCGGACACGTAATCCAATAAAGCACTGCACCTATATATTCCATACACTCAACGGACTTTGCTCCCTCCCGACCGTAACTCTTGTCTCTTGTCGCTGTTtatccagcagcagcagccgcgcgtcTCAGTtgtttactttctttttgtacgATTTATATATAAACGCCAAATTTGCATTTGAACCTAATACGCAGCGATTGGAAACTAACGACATCTCTTTGTCTGCCCAACAGGTGAAGATCAGGAAATCCGAGAGAATTGACTAAGGCATCAGGCATCATGTCTCACCACAGCGACGACAACATGCTGGTGGCCACCTCGGACTCGTTCTGGGAGCCGGGCAACTACAAGCGCACGACCAAGCGCATCGAGGACGGCCACAAGCTCTGCGACAGTTTGATCCAGCTGGTCCAGGAACGCGCTGAGATCGAGAAGAACTACGCGAAGGCCCTGAAGGGCTGGTCCAAGAACTGGAACGAGAAGATCGAAAAGGGCCCGGAGTACGGGACGACCGAGGCTGCCTGGAAGGGTGTCCTCGGCGAGGCCGACAGACTCTGCGATCTGCATCTCAGGGTCAAGGAGAATCTCTGCAACGATATAATCCAGCAGGTCAAGACGTGGCAGAAGGACTCTTATCACAAGGTGAATGATATTGATATTTCCCTTCCCCCATTTTTAGATCGTGCCAGTAGCGCCGCATTGATATTTTTAAGGCAGGGTGAGTGCACCCAGTTTCGTGTCTCTTCGGTGATTGTGGCTTTGCGGAATTTTTCCTATTCGTTAACAACTTTCCTGATGAACTTAAGTTTAACGTACTGATGCTGACGATTTGTCGCAGTCAATGATGACGCTGAAGGAGAGGAAGGAGATGGAGGACGCGTTCAAGAAGGCCCAGAAGCCCTGGTCGAAGATACTGCAGAAGGTCGAGAAGGCAAAGTCCGAGTACCACAACAGCTGCAAGACGGAACGCACCGCAGCCAATCAGGAGAGAAACGCCTCGGCCGACAGTTCGCTATCTCCGGATCAGGTacgtttcgatttttcatccGTCACTCCACATCTCACATACGATCACTCTCACATCCTTCGATATTCACATTCTCACTGTacacgtattttataataattatataccaGTAGATTATTTTTTCACTCGAGGTAGTTCGAGTTACGCACACAAGGACGAAAGCGCGCAATAAGTATATAGCTCGAAGAAGTTGTTTACAATAATTAAGACGTGCTCGTTTTATCGATTCGTATAAATACAGTCATTTGATATACTTTCACATTCCTCCGTGAGATAGAAGTTTCCGCGGTGCAGcaattaaaagtatatttcCGCGCAAGGGTTTTTGCAAATCGTGCGCGCGAGACTTGCTTTCGCGAGGAAACATAATTGGCGTAACTTTTTGCACTGCCGAGTTGGCGACCCTTTTCTATTTTCGGACAAGCTATCGTTCGATGTAGTGGTTATATCCCGACTGTATAAGCTATACTTCCTTTTCGTCGATATCTAATTCTGGACTGACGTCTGACTTCTACACGGCCACGTGCTTTCCTATACAGAATAATGCAAACTTGTCTCTATATGCCAGTAGAGTCGTGCAGGCTTAATAATAATCTATATGCCAAACTTTCATTCCGAAGTTATAAATAGCCTGGAAAACTTCAAGTTCTTTTGAGACTTGCATTCTTTTGTCACGACAATAAAGCGAAAAATCACTTTTGAAACTTTCATCTTTATGACTTAAAAGAAGAGACGACTATATGACGTATACGGGATGAGATCGAACTACCTCGATATTATCGATTGCAAATTATCAGAagattttttgtatttttgatgCGTAAACTTTTATGCGACACTTGCTAAAGTATATACGAAGAAATCAGTAATTGCGTAATAACACTCCACGATATCTCTGTGTGAAAGAACAAATACCCAACGACTAGTGTGTGCGCACATGCAAAACATGCTTTCCTATACATATAATCAACGTGAACAAACAGAAGCACGAATAATCAATCCGCGAATTTCCCCTCCAACGAAAAACTTTAAAACAATATCTCATGGTGAAAAGAGCAGACGTTTTTAGTATGTACGTTATTTTCAGACTGCCCGAGGCTCTGACAGCGTATGTCGATAATTTTGTCGTGCATGTCGtatgacttttttttataaagaaagaaataaagaGTAGAGATATGCATGCCTTATCTATATGAGACGATGTTTAACGATCGAAGTATACATATAACTACAGCAgctatattaatttttgttttttttgtaatatagaTTCGATATATTAGtagataaatatattatacgtCATCgtaattttaacgaaatacctgattattataaataattttaacgaatAATTGTCGCCACGTTATTTTCAGACTGCTCGAGGCTCTGATGGCGTatgtcaataattttgttgtgCATGTCctatactatttttttcaaacataaaaattaataagacATGCATGTTTTATCAAACATATATTGCTAATGATCTGTGTAATTTAGCTGTATTATTTTAccataaattttataaatacgtTAAGTAGCAGAGATCGAGAAATATTTGTTTCGTAACTTCTCTAATTAATTACACACGATATGTTGAGCCAATTATATTATGCAgtaaatctatttttataacGTTACCTTTAATAGTCTCTATGATGTTATATACCCCTTTCTAATTTTCGTATGCGCAATAAAAACGATGAGCGATGAATTTCAATCGATTAATAGAATAGGCGAATAGTGTAGATCTAAATATGTTTGTATAAATACGTTGAtacgaaataaattttgtaaaaaatttcgCACAATCATTCATCCTTGACATCTCCTCAATTCGACGAGAATGTCAAGAATCGCGCGAATTCGGCCTAAAACTggaaaaaaagtgtaaaaGAAACCTAACCACGTTTCTAGATGACAAATTGTGGATGCGATGCATGGGCCCTGCGATTTCGAAAAACCTTTAGGAAAACTAAAATAGGCGACGTTGAGCTTGTATGTAATAAACCAATGAAAAGTGCATGTGTCCGCATGTTTATATTAATTCATTcttatttttgtttcttttcgTTCGCCCACACTGCACCACTTGTCATTTGCCTCACACAGAAAGCTCTTACGGTAAGAGAACATGAATTAAACTTAGCAAATTCGAATAATTGACTAACCTAATAAAGAACAAATCGGCGAATTTCCATCTGCATCTATTTTTCCCCTCTTGTTGTTGCAAGCTCTGTTAGTTCTCGCTCAAAAGTTCGaagtaattttaaatataacttTTACCTTTTAGCTCTAGTGCGCATCTTCAAGTgcgttttccttttttttttattattctcttATCGTGCTTGTGAAGTAGTGCAAAGAATGTAGATCTGCCTGGAAGCTAGTCCTAAATCATTGGCTTTTTTACATGCAACTTTATAGTGGTTTACTTTTTGTTCTCAACGGTAGTCTAGaattattgtttaacatttcCTTGTATTAATGTTTGCgaagttttttcaaaatttctttgaTACATATAGATGTCCGTTTGTCACCGAAGGTCaagactttgaaaaattaacatATCTTCTTAATGACACACAGATCATGAATAATAAACTCAGACGCAAATCTGATCTCCGTAGGCGTGGTGATTTCAAACCTTGACAGTCGGTGTTAAAACAGAGTTTTACCAGTAGCGACGGACGTAGTCGTTCTTTTGCGCAATAAACTATAATCGTTTCTCCTCTGCAGGTAAAGAAGATGCAGGACCGAGTACAAAAGACGAAGGAGGAGGTCCAGAAGGCTAAGGAGAAGTACGAGAGTGCTCTCCAAGAAATCAACCAGTACAATCCAAAGTACATGGAGGACATGACTCAGGTGTTCGAGAAGTGCCAAGAGATGGAGGCCCAGCGACTGCAATTCTTTAAAGACGTGCTCTTCGGTATTCACAAATGCCTAAACATCTCTCAAGATCCAGTGTAAGCATTCTCCGATTATTTGCGCTCGattattcgattttttcagGCTGTTCTTTTTTCACACGTGTCGATGCTTCTTCTTCAGACTTCCACAAATCTACGAAGAATTTTACCACACTGTCAACAACGCGGATCACGAAAAAGATCTCAAGTGGTGGTCGAACAATCACGGAGTCAACATGGCCATGGCTTGGCCGCAATTCGAGGTAAATTGTGATGAATGTCCTCAAGAAATTTCGAGAGATATCCGAATTTTTTCGAAACCAGCATGAATTAGCGTCCTCTTTTTACCGCATTGTAACGTCATTGATATCTTACAACTTAGCGATGTGATAGATTTTTTGCCTTCTGAAGTTTTCTttaatcaat is from Nasonia vitripennis strain AsymCx chromosome 1, Nvit_psr_1.1, whole genome shotgun sequence and encodes:
- the LOC100121912 gene encoding protein kinase C and casein kinase substrate in neurons protein 1 isoform X7, with product MSHHSDDNMLVATSDSFWEPGNYKRTTKRIEDGHKLCDSLIQLVQERAEIEKNYAKALKGWSKNWNEKIEKGPEYGTTEAAWKGVLGEADRLCDLHLRVKENLCNDIIQQVKTWQKDSYHKSMMTLKERKEMEDAFKKAQKPWSKILQKVEKAKSEYHNSCKTERTAANQERNASADSSLSPDQMTNCGCDAWALRFRKTFRKTKIGDVELKALTVKKMQDRVQKTKEEVQKAKEKYESALQEINQYNPKYMEDMTQVFEKCQEMEAQRLQFFKDVLFGIHKCLNISQDPVLPQIYEEFYHTVNNADHEKDLKWWSNNHGVNMAMAWPQFEDFPPVNHKVKAKPASRVISTDANHSDSKTDTISSKPPAEKNNHDGNSVNRNSSITNGTNNAKQESNPFEEEEWDEDAGEPLVDNGEPGVPVRALYDYEGAEADELSFKQGDIFEKLEDEDEQGWCKGRKDGRVGLYPANYVDLVSP
- the LOC100121912 gene encoding protein kinase C and casein kinase substrate in neurons protein 1 isoform X5, translated to MSHHSDDNMLVATSDSFWEPGNYKRTTKRIEDGHKLCDSLIQLVQERAEIEKNYAKALKGWSKNWNEKIEKGPEYGTTEAAWKGVLGEADRLCDLHLRVKENLCNDIIQQVKTWQKDSYHKSMMTLKERKEMEDAFKKAQKPWSKILQKVEKAKSEYHNSCKTERTAANQERNASADSSLSPDQKALTVKKMQDRVQKTKEEVQKAKEKYESALQEINQYNPKYMEDMTQVFEKCQEMEAQRLQFFKDVLFGIHKCLNISQDPVLPQIYEEFYHTVNNADHEKDLKWWSNNHGVNMAMAWPQFEDYTEEFRDITKGSKSKEALPTGAITLINQRPVGEDLHDFPPVNHKVKAKPASRVISTDANHSDSKTDTISSKPPAEKNNHDGNSVNRNSSITNGTNNAKQESNPFEEEEWDEDAGEPLVDNGEPGVPVRALYDYEGAEADELSFKQGDIFEKLEDEDEQGWCKGRKDGRVGLYPANYVDLVSP